From Alteromonas australica, one genomic window encodes:
- a CDS encoding serine hydrolase domain-containing protein — protein sequence MPVFFALLLMWLALPAHAEKWLDDYAKHVKQQANKYNVPGYAFVYYEQGKVPQVFVYGYTHKGGERINENTVFRLASVSKTFTALLTAKLVEQNRLKWETPISTLLPNISFEKNGMQSLQLQHIVGQSSGFIPNAYDNLIEADYSLERVLMSLSELTPLCRPGECYTYQNALFGALEYYFSNNNTSYSRELQNQILTPLGMSASSAGKGGLLASASWAHPHIAIARNRWREGRVESNYYRFSPAAGVNASIRDMTIYLQALLGEFPTVISKQMIEEVTTPRVRTQREIRRRGWRGHLNDAHYGLGWRVYDFDGKRINYHGGWVKGYRADVAFAPDYSVGYVMLMNAESNMINTTTAEFWKRYFQQAEQQ from the coding sequence ATGCCTGTGTTTTTCGCCTTATTGTTGATGTGGTTAGCTTTACCTGCGCATGCCGAGAAGTGGTTAGACGATTACGCTAAACACGTTAAGCAACAAGCTAACAAGTATAACGTACCAGGCTATGCCTTTGTTTATTACGAGCAAGGTAAAGTTCCACAAGTATTTGTGTATGGTTATACCCATAAGGGCGGTGAGCGTATTAATGAAAATACGGTATTTAGGCTCGCGTCTGTATCTAAAACATTTACCGCGTTACTCACCGCCAAGCTGGTTGAACAAAACAGGCTAAAGTGGGAAACCCCAATCTCCACACTATTGCCCAATATTTCATTTGAAAAAAATGGCATGCAGTCGTTGCAGCTACAGCATATTGTGGGGCAATCCAGCGGCTTTATTCCCAATGCGTACGATAACCTAATTGAAGCTGATTACTCTCTTGAGCGGGTGTTAATGTCCCTCTCGGAACTCACCCCCTTGTGCCGTCCAGGCGAATGTTACACCTATCAAAATGCCTTATTTGGCGCCTTGGAATACTATTTCAGCAATAACAACACCTCGTATTCTAGAGAATTGCAAAACCAGATTTTAACGCCGTTAGGCATGAGTGCGTCTAGTGCAGGTAAAGGCGGCTTATTAGCGTCTGCGTCTTGGGCTCACCCTCACATTGCCATTGCCCGTAATCGCTGGCGAGAAGGCAGAGTAGAAAGCAATTACTACCGTTTCTCACCCGCCGCTGGCGTTAACGCCAGTATTCGCGACATGACCATTTATCTTCAAGCGCTGCTGGGCGAATTCCCTACAGTGATTTCAAAACAGATGATTGAAGAGGTGACAACGCCACGGGTAAGAACGCAGCGAGAAATAAGGCGTAGAGGGTGGCGTGGGCACTTAAATGACGCCCATTATGGTTTAGGTTGGCGGGTTTACGATTTTGATGGCAAGCGCATTAACTATCATGGTGGTTGGGTAAAAGGGTATCGCGCAGATGTTGCCTTTGCACCAGATTACAGCGTAGGGTATGTGATGCTAATGAATGCGGAATCTAACATGATTAACACCACTACCGCCGAGTTTTGGAAACGCTATTTTCAGCAAGCCGAACAACAATAG
- the speA gene encoding biosynthetic arginine decarboxylase gives MSDWSIEEAERVYGVSQWGGGYFQVGENGNVHVTPVPDDPSIRIDFKAVIEEIRQEGVQFPVVVRFHDILRSQVSSLNNAFRNIIKEADYNGVYQGVYPVKVNQMREVVEEIVEAGKPFNYGLEAGSKAELLTVLAMNTNEDSLTILNGYKDDEFMRLALLGRKLGRKVVVVVEKYSELLLLVKISKELKIDPIIGVRAKMTVKGRGKWESSGGERAKFGLTITEIIKTARYLEEQGMAHCLKLLHFHIGSQLTDIRAVKEAMTEGARIYADLHKMGFPLDYVDVGGGLGIDYDGSNSTNESSRNYSMQEYVADVVYGMKEMCDLEGVPHPNLVSESGRAITAHHSCVITEIVGEIKSNSAQIDTSEKEGEHFFLKNMRELSETFDSQTNMHEVYNDASQYKEQALDAFKLRVITLEELAKIETLYWDIMGRLQLWYRKEEYVPEELQELDYGLSSQYLCNFSVFQSAADTWAIDQLLPVVPLTRMNEKPSVNCSLVDITCDSDGKIDQFTIGREITDVLPMHPLRKDEPYYVGLFLTGAYQDVMGDMHNLFGRLNEVHIFSYDDDPEDFYIEEVVKGSSVEDVLNIMQYNPRAMASDVKRLIDRHVSSGNINPREGVRWTDFYENCLSGYTYLKP, from the coding sequence TTGTCTGATTGGAGCATTGAAGAAGCAGAACGCGTTTATGGCGTGTCTCAGTGGGGTGGCGGCTATTTTCAAGTTGGTGAAAATGGCAACGTTCATGTTACCCCCGTGCCCGATGACCCGAGTATCCGCATCGATTTTAAAGCCGTGATTGAAGAAATTCGTCAAGAAGGCGTGCAATTTCCAGTGGTCGTTAGGTTTCACGATATATTGCGTTCGCAAGTGTCGAGTTTGAACAATGCGTTTAGAAACATCATTAAAGAGGCCGATTATAACGGCGTATATCAAGGTGTTTATCCGGTAAAAGTTAACCAAATGCGCGAAGTGGTGGAAGAAATCGTAGAAGCCGGGAAGCCGTTTAACTATGGTTTGGAAGCCGGTTCAAAAGCCGAACTTCTTACTGTACTTGCCATGAATACCAACGAAGACTCATTAACCATCTTAAATGGCTACAAAGACGATGAGTTTATGCGTTTAGCGTTACTAGGTAGAAAGCTAGGGCGTAAAGTGGTTGTGGTGGTTGAAAAATACAGCGAACTTCTGCTGTTGGTTAAAATTTCAAAAGAGCTAAAGATTGATCCTATCATTGGCGTTCGCGCAAAAATGACGGTTAAAGGCCGAGGTAAATGGGAAAGTTCTGGCGGCGAAAGAGCGAAGTTTGGTTTAACCATTACTGAAATCATTAAAACGGCTCGCTACCTTGAAGAACAGGGTATGGCCCATTGTTTAAAACTGTTGCACTTCCATATTGGTAGCCAGCTAACAGACATTCGTGCAGTTAAAGAAGCCATGACGGAAGGGGCTCGCATATATGCTGACCTTCATAAAATGGGTTTCCCTCTTGATTATGTTGATGTTGGCGGTGGCTTGGGCATCGATTACGACGGCAGTAATTCCACCAATGAATCTTCCCGTAACTACAGTATGCAAGAATATGTCGCTGATGTGGTATACGGTATGAAGGAAATGTGCGACTTAGAAGGCGTGCCTCATCCCAATTTGGTAAGTGAAAGTGGGCGGGCGATTACCGCGCACCACAGCTGTGTTATTACAGAAATTGTCGGTGAAATTAAGTCGAATTCGGCGCAAATAGATACAAGCGAAAAAGAAGGTGAACACTTCTTTTTGAAAAACATGCGTGAGTTGTCGGAAACCTTCGACAGTCAAACTAACATGCATGAAGTGTATAACGATGCGTCTCAGTATAAAGAGCAGGCGCTGGATGCCTTTAAACTCCGGGTGATTACCCTAGAAGAATTGGCAAAAATAGAAACGCTTTATTGGGACATTATGGGGCGTTTACAGCTATGGTACCGCAAAGAGGAATACGTACCTGAAGAGCTGCAAGAGCTAGATTATGGCTTGTCATCACAATATCTGTGTAACTTCTCGGTGTTTCAATCGGCGGCGGATACGTGGGCAATAGACCAACTTTTGCCAGTTGTTCCTCTTACTCGAATGAACGAGAAGCCGTCGGTGAACTGTTCACTGGTGGATATTACCTGTGACAGTGACGGTAAAATTGATCAATTCACCATTGGCCGTGAAATTACCGATGTGTTGCCTATGCACCCATTGCGTAAAGATGAGCCTTATTATGTGGGGCTATTCTTAACCGGGGCATACCAAGATGTGATGGGAGACATGCATAATTTGTTTGGGCGCCTAAACGAAGTGCATATCTTTAGTTACGATGATGATCCAGAAGACTTCTACATTGAAGAAGTGGTGAAAGGTTCGTCTGTGGAAGATGTGTTGAATATTATGCAATACAATCCTCGGGCAATGGCGTCAGACGTTAAACGATTGATTGACAGACACGTGTCTAGTGGAAACATAAATCCAAGAGAAGGCGTACGCTGGACTGATTTTTATGAAAATTGTTTAAGCGGTTACACGTATCTTAAGCCTTAA
- a CDS encoding arginine decarboxylase gives MATNIQYLSALANELNAKKGKSFNIAVDMRGWVVPFSEITERIKAPIHLDRRNQRCEVWLEEQGMKVDHIADKFFNEQHVKLTRTYSSSDFLAHIKVLENEPLVSHMSQWLQQNQVDKQN, from the coding sequence ATGGCGACCAATATCCAATATCTTTCAGCATTAGCCAACGAACTCAATGCTAAAAAAGGTAAGTCCTTTAATATCGCTGTGGATATGCGCGGGTGGGTTGTGCCTTTTTCTGAAATTACCGAGAGAATTAAAGCCCCTATCCATCTAGACAGGCGTAACCAGCGCTGTGAAGTATGGCTAGAAGAACAGGGGATGAAGGTTGATCATATTGCTGATAAATTTTTTAATGAGCAACATGTCAAGCTTACCCGTACCTACAGTTCCAGTGATTTTCTAGCGCATATAAAGGTGTTAGAAAATGAGCCGCTGGTATCGCACATGTCGCAGTGGTTACAACAAAACCAAGTCGATAAACAAAATTAG